In one window of Azotobacter salinestris DNA:
- a CDS encoding IS630 family transposase, whose translation MEKIDARKLTAESRKLLRQIVIRLRQQSNMKVEELASVTGVHPTTIKTWLTRANREGAQALEEKRRGRPAGACRKLTPADEQWLREQIVEQPPQQLQLPFALWTRPAIKALARERLGIELQDRLIGKYLKRWGFTPQRPVKRAQEQRPEDIERWLKQTYPQVKARAAAEGAVIHWGDETAVKEDANWIRGYAPRGQTPVLATPTRWHKLSMISAISPRGEVAFQIVEGSINALRFIDFLSRLVEGTPQKIFLVVDNLRVHHAKVVSEWLSDKQDRIELVFLPPYAPESNPDEYLNRDFKTALRSGPVSHDKASLLDKAMAFMNTLGSLPDKVMAYFQHPAARYAMA comes from the coding sequence ATGGAAAAGATCGACGCCCGCAAACTGACCGCAGAGAGTCGCAAGCTGCTTCGCCAGATAGTGATTCGCCTGCGCCAGCAGTCCAACATGAAAGTCGAGGAGTTGGCCTCGGTCACCGGTGTGCATCCGACCACCATCAAGACTTGGCTGACCCGTGCCAACCGCGAGGGCGCGCAAGCCCTGGAGGAAAAGCGTCGGGGGCGCCCGGCGGGCGCCTGCCGCAAGCTGACGCCGGCCGACGAGCAGTGGCTGCGCGAGCAAATCGTCGAGCAACCCCCGCAGCAGCTGCAGTTGCCGTTTGCCCTGTGGACGCGCCCGGCCATCAAGGCGCTGGCCAGGGAACGCCTCGGGATCGAGCTGCAGGACCGGTTGATCGGCAAGTATCTCAAGCGCTGGGGGTTTACGCCTCAGCGTCCCGTGAAGCGGGCGCAGGAGCAGCGGCCGGAGGACATCGAGCGCTGGCTGAAGCAGACCTACCCCCAGGTCAAGGCGCGCGCCGCTGCCGAAGGAGCGGTGATTCACTGGGGGGACGAAACCGCAGTCAAGGAGGATGCGAACTGGATACGCGGCTACGCCCCCAGGGGCCAGACGCCAGTGCTGGCGACGCCCACTCGCTGGCACAAGCTGTCGATGATCTCCGCAATTTCGCCCCGTGGCGAGGTGGCCTTCCAGATCGTCGAAGGCAGTATCAACGCGCTGCGTTTCATCGACTTCCTGAGCCGCCTCGTTGAAGGGACACCGCAGAAGATCTTCCTGGTGGTCGATAACCTGCGCGTCCACCATGCCAAGGTGGTCAGCGAGTGGCTCAGTGACAAGCAGGACAGGATCGAACTGGTGTTCCTACCACCCTATGCGCCCGAGTCCAATCCCGACGAGTACCTGAATCGGGATTTCAAGACGGCGCTGCGCAGCGGCCCGGTCAGCCATGACAAGGCCAGCCTGCTGGACAAGGCGATGGCTTTCATGAACACACTCGGCAGCTTGCCCGACAAGGTCATGGCCTATTTCCAGCATCCTGCAGCACGCTATGCCATGGCGTGA
- a CDS encoding TetR/AcrR family transcriptional regulator → MQLFWSKGYEATSLQDLLEATGLSKSSLYESFGNKQSLFEAAFTRYFDSRSKQMRTRLEQADSPLAFIRACLLSVLEDAERNTPRGCMLVNVANEFSTADPAVQQLIGLATRRFREVFEQAFAQAQSCGEIPATRAPAALALYMHCSMSGLRTQVKSGLQRKDLLSVIEIIMSNLS, encoded by the coding sequence ATGCAGCTTTTCTGGAGCAAGGGCTATGAGGCCACCAGCCTGCAGGATCTGCTGGAGGCGACAGGTCTTTCCAAGAGCAGCCTTTACGAGAGCTTCGGTAACAAGCAAAGCCTGTTCGAGGCCGCGTTCACCCGCTACTTCGACAGCCGGTCCAAGCAGATGAGGACCCGGCTTGAGCAGGCTGACTCGCCGTTGGCTTTCATCCGCGCATGCCTGCTGTCCGTGCTTGAGGATGCGGAGCGAAATACGCCCCGTGGCTGCATGCTGGTCAACGTGGCCAATGAGTTCTCCACCGCCGACCCCGCGGTACAGCAGCTGATCGGGCTCGCTACCCGCCGCTTTCGCGAGGTATTCGAGCAGGCCTTTGCGCAGGCGCAGTCCTGTGGGGAGATACCGGCGACGCGTGCCCCTGCCGCCTTGGCGCTCTACATGCATTGCTCGATGAGCGGCCTGCGTACTCAAGTCAAATCCGGTCTGCAGCGAAAAGATTTGCTCAGCGTTATCGAGATAATCATGTCGAACCTGAGCTGA
- a CDS encoding haloacid dehalogenase type II: MINVVAFDIYGTLIDTQAVLGKLTGVMGEQAPSVARTWRQKQLEYSFRRGLMRDYCDFSVCTRDALLFSCRENGVAISPADVEQLMQAYAELEAFPDVHAGLQALAESGLRLNAFSNGSHEAVERLLQRAGIRDAFADVVSVEAVRSFKPAPEVYAHLVAVCGVPAERICLVSGNPFDVLGAAHAGLRTAWLRRDPGTQFDPWGVEPDITLESLDGLASRLRETRL; the protein is encoded by the coding sequence ATGATCAATGTGGTCGCTTTCGACATCTACGGGACGCTGATAGACACCCAGGCAGTGCTCGGCAAGTTAACCGGGGTGATGGGCGAGCAGGCGCCGTCCGTGGCCAGGACGTGGCGCCAGAAGCAGTTGGAGTACAGCTTCCGCAGAGGCTTGATGCGAGACTATTGCGACTTCTCGGTCTGCACCCGGGACGCCTTGCTCTTCTCGTGCAGGGAAAACGGGGTGGCGATCAGCCCGGCTGACGTCGAGCAGCTGATGCAGGCCTATGCCGAGTTGGAAGCTTTCCCCGATGTGCATGCCGGCCTGCAGGCGCTGGCCGAGAGCGGGCTTCGCCTCAATGCATTTTCCAACGGCAGCCATGAAGCGGTCGAGCGACTGCTGCAGCGGGCCGGGATTCGCGACGCTTTTGCCGACGTGGTGAGTGTCGAGGCCGTGCGCTCCTTCAAGCCGGCGCCGGAGGTCTATGCCCACCTCGTTGCGGTCTGCGGGGTGCCTGCCGAACGGATCTGCCTGGTTTCGGGCAACCCCTTCGATGTGCTGGGCGCGGCACACGCCGGGCTGCGGACAGCCTGGCTGCGGCGCGATCCCGGCACGCAGTTCGACCCCTGGGGCGTGGAGCCCGATATCACGCTGGAGAGCCTCGACGGCCTGGCGAGCCGCCTGCGCGAAACGCGTCTGTAA
- the arsS gene encoding arsenosugar biosynthesis radical SAM (seleno)protein ArsS (Some members of this family are selenoproteins.): protein MHATLPLLNALGFPAIRRGRVEALQVNLTYRCNQRCLHCHVNAGPTRSETMTDESLALLHQVIDAHPVQTLDLTGGAPEMHPRFREIVTHARREGLRVIDRCNLTILGESGYEDLAAFLAEQGVEVTASLPCYSRENVDRQRGDGVFEASVAGLKTLNRLGYGMDRSGLILNLVYNPQGPRLPPPQARLEADYKARLAEDFGIHFSHLLTITNQPIARFGSTLVSKGQFNGYMQLLRDSYRSENLAAVMCRSLISVDWQGYLYDCDFNQMLDLPMAMPGLIGRDRPHLRDLLTSASLDGNPIVTRDHCYACTAGQGSSCGGALDNH from the coding sequence ATGCACGCCACCCTACCCCTTCTCAACGCCCTGGGCTTCCCCGCGATCCGTCGCGGTCGGGTGGAGGCCCTGCAAGTCAACCTCACCTACCGCTGCAACCAGCGCTGCCTGCACTGCCACGTCAACGCCGGACCGACCCGCAGCGAGACCATGACCGACGAGAGCCTGGCGCTCCTGCACCAGGTCATCGATGCCCATCCGGTACAGACCCTCGATCTGACCGGGGGCGCCCCGGAAATGCACCCGCGTTTTCGGGAGATCGTCACTCACGCGCGGCGCGAGGGGTTGCGGGTCATCGATCGTTGCAACCTGACCATCCTCGGCGAGTCCGGTTACGAGGACCTGGCCGCGTTCCTCGCCGAGCAGGGCGTGGAGGTGACCGCCTCCCTGCCCTGCTACTCGCGCGAGAATGTCGACAGGCAACGCGGCGATGGCGTGTTCGAGGCCAGCGTCGCCGGACTGAAGACGCTCAACCGGCTCGGCTATGGCATGGATCGCAGCGGGCTGATCCTCAACCTGGTGTACAACCCGCAAGGCCCCCGCCTGCCGCCGCCCCAGGCCCGGCTCGAAGCCGACTACAAGGCCCGGCTGGCCGAGGACTTCGGCATCCACTTCAGCCACCTGCTGACCATCACCAACCAGCCGATCGCGCGCTTCGGCAGCACCCTGGTGAGCAAGGGGCAGTTCAACGGCTACATGCAGCTGCTGCGCGACAGCTACCGGTCGGAGAACCTCGCGGCAGTGATGTGCCGCAGCCTGATCAGTGTCGACTGGCAGGGCTACCTCTACGACTGCGACTTCAACCAGATGCTCGACCTGCCCATGGCCATGCCGGGGCTGATCGGCCGCGACCGGCCGCATCTGCGCGACCTGCTCACGTCCGCGAGCCTGGACGGCAACCCCATCGTCACCCGCGACCACTGCTACGCCTGTACGGCCGGGCAAGGTTCCAGCTGTGGCGGCGCATTGGACAACCACTGA
- a CDS encoding FAD-dependent oxidoreductase produces MDKRKSALLAIILLLVAGFFLFDLGQYLDLASLKAQHAALDARVAAHPRLAGGLFFLIYVLVTALSLPGAALMTLVGGALFGLLGGTLLVSFASTLGATLAMLISRFLLRDWVQARFSQRLAGIDQGIAREGASYLFALRLVPVFPFFLINLAMGLTKLPARTFWWVSQLGMLPGTLVYVNAGRELGQLDSLAGILSPGLLGAFVLLGLLPLLSRRALDWFKARKVYAGWVKPRRFDRNLVVIGAGSGGLVSAYIAAAVKAKVTLIEKHKMGGDCLNTGCVPSKALIRSARLANELKKAERLGFKPVVGGEVDFAAVMQRVQRVVEKVGPHDSVERYTGLGVEVIEGEARITSPWSVEVNGQSLSTRAIVIATGASPLVPEIPGIERVAPLTSDNIWELREQPRRLLVLGGGPIGCELAQAFQRLGCGVTLVQRNQRLLPREDPDASSAVLAGLRADGVDVLLQHKAVRFEVVDGQRQLICMNMADDSETAIAFDQVLLALGRVANVKGFGAEELGLEVRDNGTLATDGYLATRFPNIFAVGDVTSAYQFTHTAAYQAWYAAVNGLFGGLKRFRVDYRVIPWATFTDPEVAHVGLNEQDAKAKGIACEVTRFGIDDLDRAITDEAAHGYVKVLTEPGKDRILGVTIVGEHAGDLIAEYVAAMKHGLGLNKILGTIHIYPTLAEANKYAAGEWKRTHAPATALHWLARFHRWRLGSGGKNEAASPLKADGRLS; encoded by the coding sequence ATGGACAAGCGCAAATCGGCCCTGCTGGCCATTATCCTGCTGCTGGTGGCGGGCTTCTTCCTGTTCGACCTGGGCCAGTACCTCGATCTGGCCAGCCTCAAGGCGCAGCACGCGGCGCTCGATGCCCGGGTGGCGGCCCATCCCCGGCTGGCCGGCGGGCTGTTCTTCCTGATCTACGTGCTGGTCACCGCGCTGTCATTGCCCGGTGCGGCCTTGATGACCCTGGTGGGCGGTGCGCTGTTCGGCCTGCTCGGCGGCACCCTGCTGGTGTCCTTCGCCTCCACCCTGGGGGCCACCCTGGCCATGCTGATCAGCCGCTTCCTGCTGCGCGACTGGGTGCAGGCCCGTTTCAGCCAGCGCCTGGCCGGCATCGACCAGGGCATCGCCCGCGAAGGGGCCTCCTACCTGTTCGCCTTGCGCCTGGTGCCAGTATTTCCCTTCTTCCTGATCAACTTGGCCATGGGCCTGACCAAGCTACCTGCGCGCACCTTCTGGTGGGTCAGCCAGCTGGGCATGCTGCCGGGCACCTTGGTCTACGTGAATGCCGGCCGCGAGCTGGGCCAGCTGGACTCGCTGGCCGGGATTCTCTCGCCGGGGCTGCTAGGCGCCTTCGTGCTGCTCGGTCTGCTGCCGCTCCTGTCGCGCAGGGCGCTGGACTGGTTCAAGGCGCGCAAGGTCTACGCCGGCTGGGTCAAGCCCAGGCGCTTCGACCGCAACCTGGTGGTGATCGGCGCCGGCTCCGGCGGTCTGGTGTCGGCCTATATCGCCGCGGCGGTGAAGGCCAAAGTCACCCTGATCGAAAAGCACAAAATGGGGGGTGACTGCCTGAACACCGGCTGCGTACCGTCCAAGGCGCTGATCCGCTCGGCCAGGCTGGCCAATGAGCTGAAGAAGGCCGAACGACTGGGCTTCAAGCCCGTCGTCGGTGGCGAGGTGGATTTCGCCGCGGTCATGCAGCGCGTGCAGCGTGTGGTGGAGAAGGTCGGGCCGCACGACTCGGTCGAGCGCTATACCGGCCTGGGCGTGGAGGTGATCGAAGGCGAGGCCCGGATCACCTCGCCTTGGTCGGTGGAGGTCAACGGCCAGAGCCTCAGCACCCGCGCCATCGTCATTGCCACCGGCGCCAGCCCCCTGGTGCCGGAGATACCGGGCATCGAGCGGGTCGCACCGTTGACCTCGGATAACATCTGGGAGCTGCGCGAGCAGCCCAGGCGCCTGCTCGTACTCGGCGGCGGTCCCATTGGCTGCGAGCTGGCCCAGGCCTTTCAACGGCTGGGTTGTGGAGTCACCCTGGTGCAGCGGAACCAGCGCCTGTTGCCGCGCGAGGATCCCGATGCCAGTTCGGCGGTACTGGCCGGCCTGCGAGCGGACGGGGTGGACGTGCTCCTTCAGCACAAGGCCGTGCGCTTCGAGGTCGTTGACGGCCAGCGGCAGCTGATCTGCATGAACATGGCCGACGACAGCGAGACGGCCATAGCCTTCGACCAGGTGCTGCTGGCCCTGGGGCGCGTCGCCAACGTCAAGGGCTTCGGTGCCGAGGAACTGGGGCTGGAGGTGCGCGACAACGGCACCCTGGCAACCGACGGCTACCTGGCCACGCGCTTCCCCAACATTTTCGCCGTGGGCGATGTCACCAGCGCCTATCAGTTCACCCATACCGCGGCATACCAGGCCTGGTATGCCGCGGTGAACGGCCTGTTCGGCGGCCTCAAGCGCTTCAGGGTGGACTACCGGGTGATTCCCTGGGCCACCTTCACCGACCCTGAGGTGGCTCACGTCGGCCTCAACGAGCAGGACGCCAAGGCCAAGGGCATTGCCTGCGAGGTCACCCGTTTCGGCATCGACGATCTCGATCGCGCCATCACCGACGAGGCGGCCCATGGCTATGTCAAGGTGCTGACCGAGCCCGGCAAGGACCGCATCCTCGGCGTGACAATCGTCGGCGAGCACGCCGGCGACCTGATCGCCGAGTACGTCGCGGCGATGAAGCATGGCCTGGGCCTGAACAAGATCCTCGGCACCATCCACATCTACCCGACCCTGGCCGAAGCCAACAAGTACGCGGCCGGCGAATGGAAGCGCACCCACGCCCCGGCTACGGCGCTGCACTGGCTGGCACGTTTCCATCGCTGGCGTCTGGGGAGCGGCGGCAAGAACGAAGCCGCCTCGCCGCTCAAGGCAGACGGGAGACTCTCGTGA
- a CDS encoding FAD-dependent oxidoreductase — protein sequence MALLPVKPFEAFLKGWSQWQETPQPLAILGGGAAGVELALALAPQVPELTLLSAGRILAGYPASLRHRALRHLAKAGVTVQEGMAVDSIHGDALVAGNHLAWHGRRVILATGASPLPWLRETGLACDERGFISIRDTLQSLSHPHILAAGDCASLAGTPRNGVYAVRQGPTLAANLSAALLGQPFVRFVPQRHALGLLADGQGGALMSWAGLSAEGRVLGWWKDRLDRRFINRHLVSH from the coding sequence ATGGCATTGTTGCCGGTGAAACCCTTCGAGGCTTTCCTCAAGGGCTGGAGCCAGTGGCAGGAAACACCACAGCCGCTGGCCATCCTCGGCGGCGGGGCCGCCGGGGTCGAGCTGGCGCTTGCGCTCGCTCCGCAGGTGCCGGAGCTGACCCTGCTCAGCGCCGGGCGGATTCTGGCGGGATATCCCGCTTCCCTGCGCCACAGGGCTTTGCGCCACTTGGCCAAAGCCGGGGTGACGGTTCAGGAAGGCATGGCCGTGGATTCCATTCATGGCGATGCCCTGGTCGCCGGCAATCACCTGGCCTGGCATGGCAGGCGCGTGATCCTGGCCACGGGGGCCAGCCCACTGCCCTGGCTGCGCGAGACGGGGCTGGCCTGCGATGAACGCGGTTTCATCAGCATCCGCGACACCCTGCAGAGCCTTTCCCATCCTCACATCCTGGCTGCCGGCGATTGCGCCAGCCTGGCCGGCACGCCACGCAACGGCGTGTACGCGGTACGCCAGGGCCCGACCCTGGCGGCCAATCTGAGCGCGGCCCTGCTGGGCCAGCCGTTCGTGCGTTTCGTGCCGCAGCGCCATGCGCTCGGGCTGCTGGCCGACGGTCAGGGCGGTGCGCTGATGAGCTGGGCGGGTCTCAGCGCCGAAGGGCGCGTGCTTGGCTGGTGGAAAGACCGGCTCGATCGCCGCTTCATCAACCGGCATCTCGTCAGCCACTGA
- a CDS encoding DoxX family protein, with product MKTWTLLFLRVSLGWLLVIWGADKVFNVEHGMAVANKFYFGFLAAENALRVAGALQILVGLAVVVGFARRWAYPVQVLLNGASLLAVMQSVIDPWNWVFQGSNALFYPSLIIFAGSLLLIAYRDEDRLVMDRS from the coding sequence ATGAAAACCTGGACGCTGCTATTCCTGCGCGTGTCGCTTGGCTGGCTGCTGGTCATCTGGGGCGCCGACAAGGTGTTCAACGTCGAGCACGGCATGGCGGTGGCCAACAAGTTCTACTTCGGCTTCCTCGCCGCCGAGAACGCCCTGCGTGTGGCCGGAGCCCTGCAGATACTGGTCGGTCTGGCGGTGGTGGTCGGCTTTGCGCGCCGCTGGGCATACCCCGTGCAGGTGCTGCTCAACGGCGCCTCCCTGCTGGCAGTGATGCAGTCGGTGATCGATCCCTGGAACTGGGTGTTCCAAGGCAGCAACGCGCTGTTCTACCCCTCGCTGATCATCTTTGCCGGCAGTCTGCTGCTGATCGCCTATCGCGATGAGGATCGACTGGTCATGGACAGGTCCTGA
- a CDS encoding methyltransferase domain-containing protein translates to MHESVQNYYGKILQKTGDLKTSACCDVSSLPGWLKPLLDKVHPEVNARYYGCGLVAPTLLEGCRVLDLGSGSGRDCYVLAQLVGPQGSILGVDMTAEQLAVANAHLDYHTERFGYANVAFRQGYIEDLAALELADASFDVIVSNCVINLSPDKDSVLREAHRLLKPGGELYFSDVYADRRLTKELREDEVLYGECLGGALYWNDFENLARRHGFADPRLVEDRPISVDAPHLAEKLGDARFFSATYRLFKLDGLEPASEDYGQAVIYQGSIPGAASAFVLDKHHRIETGRVFPVCGNTWRMLKDSRFAAHFQFIGDFSRHFGIFTGCGAGLPFDQPNAAAPAASCC, encoded by the coding sequence ATGCACGAGTCGGTACAGAACTACTACGGCAAGATCCTGCAGAAAACCGGGGATCTGAAAACCAGCGCCTGCTGCGACGTCTCCAGCCTGCCCGGCTGGCTCAAGCCGCTGCTGGACAAGGTGCACCCGGAGGTCAACGCGCGCTACTACGGTTGCGGCCTGGTCGCACCGACACTGCTGGAAGGCTGCCGGGTGCTCGACCTGGGCAGTGGCTCGGGCCGCGATTGCTACGTGCTGGCCCAACTGGTGGGGCCGCAAGGCTCGATACTGGGCGTGGACATGACCGCCGAGCAACTCGCCGTGGCCAACGCCCATCTGGACTACCATACCGAGCGCTTCGGCTATGCCAATGTGGCGTTCCGCCAGGGCTATATCGAGGATCTTGCCGCCCTGGAGCTGGCCGATGCCAGCTTCGACGTGATCGTCTCCAACTGCGTGATCAACCTGTCGCCGGACAAGGACAGCGTGCTGCGCGAGGCCCATCGCCTGCTCAAGCCGGGCGGCGAGCTGTACTTCTCCGATGTCTACGCCGATCGCCGGCTGACCAAGGAACTGCGCGAGGACGAGGTGCTCTACGGCGAGTGCCTGGGTGGCGCCCTGTACTGGAACGACTTCGAAAACCTCGCGCGCCGCCACGGCTTTGCCGATCCGCGGCTGGTGGAGGATCGCCCGATCAGCGTGGACGCCCCGCACCTGGCGGAAAAGCTCGGCGACGCCCGCTTCTTCTCCGCCACCTACCGGCTGTTCAAGCTCGATGGCCTGGAGCCGGCCAGCGAGGACTACGGCCAGGCAGTGATCTACCAGGGCAGCATCCCCGGCGCGGCCAGCGCCTTCGTGCTCGACAAGCACCACCGCATCGAGACCGGCCGGGTCTTCCCGGTGTGCGGCAACACCTGGCGCATGCTCAAGGACAGCCGCTTCGCCGCGCACTTCCAGTTCATCGGCGACTTCAGCCGCCATTTCGGCATCTTCACCGGCTGCGGTGCCGGCCTGCCGTTCGATCAGCCGAACGCCGCAGCGCCAGCGGCCAGCTGCTGCTGA
- a CDS encoding phosphate ABC transporter substrate-binding protein has product MLIRGLFALACTALLLAGCAPQREQTITVSGSSTIAPLMAEIGKRFEARHPGMRVDVQSGGTSRGIQDVRGGLASIGMVSCALNPDERDLTPFLIANDGITMIVHADNPLDGISSAQVVGLYTGRLGDWSELGGQPGPVVKVHKAEGRSPLELFLKHFGLDNAAVQPDLVIGDNQQGIKSVAGNPLAIGYVSIGSAEYEARQGVPIKLLTLDGQAASTEALLSGSYPLSRELNLVVRGEPDANIRALLAFAQSSEVADLVAQHAFIPAPRR; this is encoded by the coding sequence ATGTTGATCCGCGGCCTGTTTGCCCTCGCCTGTACCGCGCTGCTGCTGGCCGGCTGTGCGCCGCAGCGCGAGCAGACCATCACCGTTTCCGGCTCCAGCACCATCGCGCCCTTGATGGCCGAGATCGGCAAGCGCTTTGAAGCCCGGCACCCCGGCATGCGGGTCGACGTGCAGTCCGGCGGCACCTCGCGCGGCATCCAGGACGTGCGCGGCGGCCTGGCGAGCATCGGCATGGTGTCGTGCGCGCTGAACCCCGATGAGCGGGATCTGACCCCCTTCCTCATCGCCAACGATGGCATCACCATGATTGTGCATGCCGACAATCCCCTGGATGGCATCAGCAGCGCGCAGGTGGTGGGGCTCTACACCGGCCGGCTCGGTGACTGGAGCGAGCTGGGTGGCCAGCCAGGACCTGTGGTGAAGGTGCACAAGGCCGAGGGGCGCTCGCCCCTGGAGCTGTTCCTCAAGCACTTCGGCCTCGACAACGCTGCGGTGCAGCCGGATCTGGTCATCGGCGACAACCAGCAGGGCATCAAGTCGGTGGCCGGCAATCCGCTGGCCATCGGCTACGTATCCATCGGCAGCGCCGAGTACGAAGCCCGGCAGGGCGTGCCGATCAAGCTGCTGACCCTGGATGGGCAGGCGGCCTCGACCGAGGCCCTGCTCTCCGGCAGCTATCCGCTGAGTCGCGAGCTGAACCTGGTGGTACGCGGCGAGCCCGACGCCAACATCCGGGCCCTGCTGGCCTTCGCCCAATCCAGCGAGGTGGCCGACCTTGTCGCTCAGCACGCCTTCATCCCTGCGCCACGGCGCTGA
- the pstC gene encoding phosphate ABC transporter permease subunit PstC, whose product MSLSTPSSLRHGADRLLGGASLVCALNAAMVLLPILVFLTQASWPLLQQPANLLGASWQPARGLFGLQAMLGASLLSSLLALLLAVPAGLLVSVWLIFYAPSAVARLYGAMLGLMASIPSVVYGLWGLMVLVPLLNRWVPPGASLLAAGIVLALMILPLLMVQADVALRESARRHLPAALCLGVSRWAAIRRVLLPAAWPRLWPSILLQLGRALGETMAVLMVAGNVVQWPGSPFEPVRTLTANIALEMSYASGPHLQALYLSGWVLLVLALLLMGLARLYGSRTCYRQAAAGLAISRVGYLRRILLPFAAPGIAAALVLSAGRALAETAVLLFTAGYVMRWPESLFDSGRTLAVHIYDLAMNVSGGRPASTGTALVLLGFALLIQLIAWRIGQRPQSFCEINP is encoded by the coding sequence TTGTCGCTCAGCACGCCTTCATCCCTGCGCCACGGCGCTGACCGCCTGCTGGGCGGTGCCAGCCTGGTCTGCGCGCTAAACGCCGCCATGGTACTGCTGCCGATCCTGGTGTTCCTGACCCAGGCCAGTTGGCCGCTGCTGCAGCAGCCGGCCAATCTGTTGGGCGCGAGCTGGCAGCCGGCCAGGGGGCTGTTCGGCCTGCAGGCCATGCTCGGTGCCTCCCTGCTCAGCAGCCTGCTGGCCCTGCTGCTGGCGGTGCCGGCGGGGCTGCTGGTGAGTGTCTGGCTGATCTTCTATGCACCCTCGGCCGTGGCGCGGCTGTATGGCGCCATGCTCGGCCTGATGGCCAGCATCCCCTCGGTGGTCTACGGACTCTGGGGGCTGATGGTGCTGGTGCCGCTGCTCAACCGTTGGGTACCGCCTGGTGCCAGCCTGCTGGCGGCGGGTATCGTCCTGGCCCTGATGATCCTGCCGTTGCTGATGGTGCAGGCGGACGTGGCCCTGCGCGAGAGCGCCCGGCGTCATCTGCCGGCGGCGCTGTGCCTGGGCGTATCGCGCTGGGCGGCGATCCGCCGGGTGCTGCTGCCGGCCGCCTGGCCGCGCCTGTGGCCGTCCATCCTGCTGCAGCTGGGGCGCGCGCTGGGCGAAACCATGGCAGTGCTGATGGTGGCCGGCAACGTGGTGCAGTGGCCGGGCTCACCCTTCGAGCCGGTGCGTACCCTGACCGCCAATATTGCCCTGGAGATGAGCTACGCCAGCGGCCCGCATCTGCAGGCGCTGTACCTGAGCGGCTGGGTGCTGCTGGTGCTGGCCCTGCTGCTGATGGGACTGGCACGCCTGTATGGGAGTCGCACATGCTACCGGCAGGCCGCGGCCGGTCTGGCCATCTCGCGGGTTGGCTACCTGCGCCGCATCCTGCTGCCCTTTGCCGCGCCGGGCATCGCCGCCGCCCTGGTGCTCAGCGCCGGTCGCGCCCTGGCGGAAACCGCCGTGCTGCTGTTCACCGCCGGCTACGTGATGCGCTGGCCGGAGAGCCTGTTCGACTCCGGGCGCACGCTGGCCGTGCACATCTACGACCTGGCCATGAACGTGTCGGGCGGCCGCCCGGCATCGACCGGCACCGCCCTGGTGCTGCTGGGCTTCGCCTTGCTGATCCAGCTGATCGCCTGGCGCATCGGCCAACGACCGCAGTCCTTTTGCGAGATAAACCCATGA
- a CDS encoding phosphate ABC transporter ATP-binding protein — MSNPPSLSIQGLSVHYGEQGALLGASLDVAPGELMALVGTSGCGKSSLLSAANRMSDLVSGARGSGRVLIDGQDVLDSGVDVQLLRRRVGMVFQQPNPFPLSIAENILFALREHGVRSKAELHGRMEQALQATGLWNEVRDRLHRPALGLSGGQQQRLCFARALALEPSVLLLDEPCSALDPIASATVEGLIDSLKGRYTLLMVTHNLAQARRLADHVAVCWVRDGCGCVLDSGPACELFESARDPLAHRYLNGLLC; from the coding sequence ATGAGCAATCCCCCCTCACTGAGCATCCAGGGACTCAGCGTGCATTATGGCGAGCAGGGGGCCTTGCTCGGCGCCTCCCTCGACGTGGCCCCCGGCGAGCTGATGGCGCTGGTCGGCACCAGCGGTTGCGGCAAGAGCAGCCTGCTGTCGGCGGCCAACCGCATGAGCGACCTGGTGTCCGGCGCCCGGGGCAGCGGCCGGGTACTGATCGATGGCCAGGACGTGCTGGACAGCGGCGTCGATGTCCAGCTGCTGCGCCGTCGAGTCGGCATGGTGTTCCAGCAGCCCAACCCCTTCCCCCTGAGCATCGCCGAGAACATCCTGTTCGCCCTGCGCGAGCACGGCGTGCGCAGCAAGGCCGAACTGCATGGGCGGATGGAACAGGCGTTGCAGGCCACCGGGCTGTGGAACGAGGTGCGTGACCGCCTGCACCGGCCCGCGCTGGGCCTGTCCGGGGGCCAGCAGCAGCGCCTGTGCTTCGCCCGCGCCCTGGCGCTGGAGCCCAGCGTGCTGCTGCTGGACGAGCCCTGCAGCGCCCTCGACCCCATCGCCAGCGCCACCGTCGAGGGGCTGATCGACAGCCTGAAGGGCCGCTATACCCTGCTGATGGTCACCCACAACCTGGCCCAGGCGCGGCGCCTGGCCGACCATGTGGCGGTGTGCTGGGTACGTGATGGCTGCGGCTGCGTACTGGACAGCGGACCGGCCTGCGAACTGTTCGAAAGCGCGCGCGATCCGCTGGCCCATCGCTATCTCAACGGCTTGCTGTGCTGA